One window of Siniperca chuatsi isolate FFG_IHB_CAS linkage group LG19, ASM2008510v1, whole genome shotgun sequence genomic DNA carries:
- the vps41 gene encoding vacuolar protein sorting-associated protein 41 homolog, whose translation MAEVEEQGRKQSEEFTESEEEDSEEEPKLKYERLSNGVTEILQKDAASCMTVHDKFLALGTHFGKVFLLDIQGNVTQKFEISSVKINQISLDESGEHVGICSEDGKVQVFGLYTREGFHENFDCPIKVVALHPQFTRSNYKQFVTGGNKLLLYERNWLNRWKTSVLHEGEGSITNIQWRANLIAWANNVGVKIYDISTKQRITNVLRDNVSLRPDMYPCSLCWKDNATLIVGWGTSIKICVVKERNPTEMRDLPSRYVEIVSAFETEFFISGLAPLADQLVTLFFVKENSDPMDEEFRARPRLDIIQPLPESCEEISSDALTVRNFQNNECRDYRLEHSEGESLFYIISPKDIVVAKERDQDDHIDWLLEKKKYEEALMAAEISFKNIKRHDVQKIGMNYINHLVEKGDYDSAARKCQKVLGKNMELWENEVYRFKTIGQLKAISQYLPRGDLRLRPAIYEMILHEFLKTDYEGFATLIREWPGELYNNMAIVQAVTDHLKRDPTNRTLLTTLAELYTYDQRYDRALEIYLRLRHKDVYQLIHKHNLFSSIEDKIVLLMDFDKEKAVDMLLDNEDKISTDRVVEELANRPELLHVYLHKLFKRDHHKGQKYHERQIGLYAEYDRPNLLPFLRDSTHCPLEKALEVCQQRNFVEETVFLLSRMGNSRRALQMIMEELEDVDKAIEFAKEQDDAELWEDLISYSIDKPPFITGLLNNIGTHVDPILLIHRIKEGMEIPNLRDSLVKILQDYNLQILLREGCKKILVADSLSLLQKMHRTQMRGVRVDEENICESCHATILPSDMAKPFGVVVFHCRHMFHKECLPSTGTIPGVQFCNICSAKKRGPGSGILEMKK comes from the exons GAGGAGGACAGCGAGGAGGAGCCCAAGCTGAAGTATGAGAGGCTCTCCAATGGGGTGACAGAAATCCTCCAGAAGGATGCTGCCAGCTGTATGACCGTCCATGACAAG TTTCTTGCCCTAGGTACCCATTTTGGGAAGGTTTTCCTGCTGGACATCCAAGGAAATGTAACTCAGAAGTTTGAAATT AGTTCAGTGAAGATCAACCAGATCAGTCTGGATGAAAGTGGAGAGCATGTGGGCATCTGCTCTGAGGATGGGAAG GTTCAAGTGTTTGGTCTCTATACAAGAGAAGGCTTCCATGAAAACTTTGACTGTCCCATCAAA GTGGTGGCATTACACCCGCAGTTCACCAGATCAAACTACAAACAGTTTGTCACTGGGGGCAACAAG CTGCTTCTGTATGAAAGAAACTGGTTGAATCGCTGGAAGACGTCTGTTCTACATGAAGGCGAGGGCTCAATCACTAATATCCAGTGGAGAGCTAATCTCATTGCCTGGGCCAACAATGTG gGAGTTAAAATCTATGATATCAGTACAAAACAGCGGATCACAAATGTGCTGCGGGATAATGTCAGTCTGAGGCCTGACATGTACCCATGCAGCCTGTGTTGGAAAGACAATGCCACTCTCATTGTTGGCTGGGGGACTTCCATTAAG ATTTGTGTTGTGAAAGAGCGAAATCCTACTGAAATGAGAGATCTGCCCAGCCGCTATGTGGAAATAG TGTCTGCATTTGAGACAGAGTTTTTCATCAGTGGTCTGGCCCCGCTGGCAGATCAGCTTGTCACCCTGTTCTTTGTGAAGGAGAACTCTGATCCAATG gatgaGGAGTTTCGTGCGCGGCCTCGTCTCGACATAATCCAGCCTCTCCCTGAGAGCTGTGAGGAGATCTCTTCAGACGCGCTGACTGTGCGTAACTTCCAAAACAACGAGTGCAGAGACTACCGCCTCG AGCATTCTGAGGGGGAGTCGCTCTTCTACATCATCAGTCCCAAAGACATCGTTGTGGCCAAGGAGCGAGACCAAGATGACCATATTGATTGGCTGcttgaaaagaagaaatatgag GAGGCACTGATGGCTGCAGAGATCAGCTTCAAAAACATCAAGAGACATGATGTTCAGAAAATCGGGATGAATTACATCAACCACTTAGTGGAAAAAGGAGACTATGACAGTGCTGCAAG GAAGTGTCAAAAGGTTCTTGGAAAAAACATGGAACTATGGGAAAATGAAGTATACAGGTTCAAGACCATCGGACAGTTGAAG GCCATCAGTCAGTATTTGCCCAGAGGCGATCTGCGTCTCAGACCAGCCATCTATGAAATGATCTTGCATGAATTTCTCAAAACTGATTATGAG GGTTTTGCCACGCTGATCCGGGAATGGCCTGGAGAGCTTTATAATAACATGGCCATTGTTCAGGCAGTCACCGATCACCTGAAGAGGGACCCCACTAACAGAACCTTGCTCACCACATTGGCTGAACT GTACACATACGACCAGCGGTATGACAGAGCTTTAGAAATCTACCTGAGACTGAGGCACAAAGATGTTTACCAGCTGATCCACAAACACAACCTTTTCTCCTCCATAGAGGACAAGATTGTACTCCTCATGGACTTTGACAAAGAG AAAGCTGTTGACATGCTTCTCGACAATGAAGACAAGATATCG ACAGACAGGGTGGTGGAAGAACTAGCAAACAGGCCCGAGCTTCTGCATGTG TACCTCCATAAACTGTTCAAGCGGGACCACCACAAAGGCCAAAAATACCACGAGAGACAGATTGGCCTGTATGCCGAATATGACCGGCCAAATCTCTTACCTTTCCTGAGAGATAGCACACACTGTCCGCTTGAAAAG gCTCTCGAGGTTTGTCAGCAGAGGAACTTTGTAGAGGAGACTGTCTTTCTGCTCA GCAGGATGGGCAACAGCAGACGAGCTCTGCAGATGATCATGGAGGAGCTGGAAGATGTGGACAAGgccatagagtttgccaaagaGCAGGATGATGCAGAGCTCTGGGAGGATCTCATCTCTTACTCTATTGACAAACCAC CATTCATCACTGGCCTCCTTAATAACATTGGTACTCATGTGGATCCCATCCTGCTCATTCATCGCATTAAGGAGGGCATGGAGATCCCAAACCTCCGAGATTCACTAGTAAAAATCCTCCAGGACTACAATCTACAG ATTCTTCTGAGGGAAGGATGTAAGAAGATCCTGGTGGCCGACTCCCTCTCCCTGCTCCAGAAGATGCACCGGACACAGATGAGAGGAGTCAGGGTCGATG aGGAGAACATTTGCGAATCGTGTCATGCTACAATATTACCATCAG ACATGGCCAAACCCTTCGGTGTGGTGGTGTTTCACTGCAGACACATGTTTCACAAGGAATGTTTACCATCAACAGGAACA ATTCCTGGGGTGCAGTTCTGTAACATCTGCAGTGCAAAGAAGCGTGGGCCAGGAAGTGGAATCCTGGAGATGAAAAAGTAA